The Aggregatilinea lenta genome includes a region encoding these proteins:
- a CDS encoding type IV secretion system DNA-binding domain-containing protein yields MDQTDQFDSAFVRDVQHLFESGDQTDALDLLDDYLQEHPHDVDAQLARVEFCLALKQHLDLIGSTLWGLREEASDDRTIRLRQQVEQLVAEEMAQGRRLHSRRTDEAIEHFDRVLSLAPGDASVALAAALALLDGQNSEDEDVYEALRRLRDDIDGDKQQETRRTSAIRFLERAMSASTPKSLVHTTAGQHLVRQYLQRENLEQALLILQALPEDAPQIAALRQSAAWEALVQALEIAVNLLGAPDLESAQRVLDRCLMAAERPEVRLFQAEVCRLAGDHPGALAGYRAMLTAPEDLPPDLSAAQAALGFARACHIQCMTCGKASPATCSSCALCGNEFDNADLLTTRYHLEDLPFDAIAHIGMAALLAEAGQVHDACAELDAVLPSIASGNDAAGALAALRSTWEAEFPPQPVHNTSALEIIDAWRADGPTDRILQRLLQSVSDAPESWAVVPFQTRRKLARQMMAAGYLEPLRQVLPALFADNPTRKTVAALYADLEAATRIAIEDYLEQARQALASDRPDQAIQHADRALAFDPAHIAGHVLRADARVAAGQDFLAVADYRWMLAASRSPDDVRHASLSATRVLMRHAEFEEALALLDGSEDGEAQRLRSQIRRRQRGEPALLLQPADALVMHDTLAKVPSEATQHGFFGVTVRAVRSPWNISQADWNERLLNAGFEFVQVLGGLGNSPGDPVFALRVICHPHPQIPERGRLTLAILGRVSAADPDICEALALNLWQTVRSMLPLVQEYIYDFEPVADEAELQALLVPFEPSTVAEIVRREDVPQHAGDRYAVYPFTPGSLDLHNLCWTLLRQPTPSMVSIHLLPTDLMPWERATLDQIMLGEPTRLAQWRADAEPASVVDTISLWWQGTSLWSQAQANRRLADTLHAHAYVTTVSVAGSAGCSSVLPEIVASTLFGPVHTTGETSYGGCEVVRANRDEELALARANLDTLDVAAWVYTSAPEGGRRLRHLLGESEAAALFRLPIPGAHGVPGVPYMHVKPIAPPAHLPASGSVWGESAARVGSTRLKIAQSADDRRRHAYVVGKTGAGKSTLLKNLALQDIDAGHGVGVVDPHGDLIDEILVRIPEHRVEDVILFDPSDAERPIGLNLMEARSEAERHQIVNEFIGLLVRMYDPHQTGIVGPRFQHNVRNAMLTAMASDESTLIETVRALTDTHYVRKLMPRITDPIIRNYWEKQIANTSDFHKSEILDYIVSKFSRFVGDRLVRNIIGQRHTTIDFRQLMDERKILLVNLSKGRIGPENAQFLGLLLVQRLLLTALSRADLPPEARPDFFLYVDEFQNFATDLFGTVLSEGRKYGVAVTVANQYLTQLDAPIREAIFGNVGSLVSFRVGTQDAALLAPEMYPVFGADDLLNLPKFTTCTKLLVDGVAARPFTMRTVLDMRAPSTERAARIRATSRECYGRDAKEVEADVMARFGSTL; encoded by the coding sequence ATGGACCAGACAGATCAATTCGACAGCGCTTTTGTCCGAGACGTACAACACCTGTTTGAATCTGGGGATCAGACCGATGCCCTGGACCTTCTGGACGACTACCTTCAGGAACATCCACACGACGTGGACGCACAGCTTGCCCGGGTCGAGTTCTGCCTAGCCTTGAAGCAGCACCTAGATCTCATTGGCAGTACGCTGTGGGGGCTTCGAGAAGAAGCATCCGACGACCGTACAATTCGGCTACGGCAGCAGGTTGAGCAGCTCGTGGCCGAAGAAATGGCCCAAGGCCGGCGTCTGCATAGCCGTCGCACGGACGAGGCCATCGAGCATTTCGACCGGGTGTTGTCTCTTGCGCCCGGCGACGCATCGGTGGCACTGGCCGCAGCCCTTGCCCTGCTCGATGGGCAAAACTCGGAAGATGAAGATGTTTATGAGGCGCTTCGTCGTCTGCGGGACGACATAGACGGGGATAAGCAGCAGGAAACGCGCCGCACATCCGCGATCCGCTTTCTGGAACGAGCCATGAGCGCCAGCACGCCGAAAAGCCTCGTCCATACTACCGCCGGGCAGCACCTCGTGCGCCAGTATCTACAGCGGGAGAACCTGGAACAAGCCCTGCTGATCCTGCAAGCCCTGCCGGAAGATGCGCCACAGATCGCGGCGCTGCGTCAGTCCGCAGCCTGGGAAGCACTGGTTCAGGCGCTCGAAATCGCGGTCAACTTACTCGGCGCGCCCGACCTGGAAAGCGCGCAGCGTGTTCTGGATCGCTGCCTCATGGCGGCGGAGCGGCCCGAGGTACGCCTGTTTCAGGCCGAAGTTTGCCGTCTGGCTGGTGACCACCCTGGCGCACTGGCGGGATACCGGGCCATGCTCACGGCCCCGGAGGATCTGCCACCGGATTTGTCTGCGGCACAGGCGGCACTCGGATTCGCCAGAGCCTGTCACATCCAGTGCATGACCTGTGGCAAAGCGTCGCCGGCGACCTGCTCGTCGTGCGCGTTGTGCGGTAATGAGTTTGACAACGCAGATCTGCTAACAACGCGCTATCACCTGGAGGATCTTCCATTCGATGCTATCGCGCACATTGGCATGGCGGCGCTCCTGGCCGAAGCCGGCCAGGTCCACGACGCGTGCGCAGAACTCGATGCGGTGCTTCCATCCATTGCGTCTGGGAACGACGCAGCCGGCGCGCTCGCGGCGCTGCGAAGCACATGGGAGGCAGAGTTTCCACCACAGCCCGTCCATAACACCAGTGCACTCGAAATCATTGACGCGTGGCGCGCGGACGGCCCGACCGACCGCATCCTCCAGCGCCTGCTCCAAAGCGTCAGCGATGCACCGGAGAGTTGGGCCGTTGTGCCGTTCCAGACCCGCCGCAAGCTGGCGCGCCAGATGATGGCCGCCGGATACCTCGAACCGCTGCGTCAAGTTTTGCCTGCCTTATTCGCCGACAACCCCACCCGCAAAACGGTTGCGGCGCTATACGCAGATCTGGAGGCGGCGACCCGGATCGCCATTGAGGACTACCTGGAACAAGCGCGCCAGGCGTTAGCCAGCGATCGTCCGGATCAGGCCATCCAGCACGCAGACCGCGCTCTGGCGTTCGACCCTGCACACATCGCGGGACACGTGCTGCGCGCTGATGCGCGTGTGGCCGCCGGGCAGGACTTCCTCGCCGTGGCGGACTACCGCTGGATGCTGGCCGCCAGCCGCAGTCCAGATGACGTGCGCCATGCCAGCCTGAGCGCGACCCGGGTGCTCATGCGCCACGCCGAGTTCGAGGAAGCGTTGGCGCTGCTCGACGGCAGCGAGGACGGGGAGGCCCAGCGTCTGCGCAGCCAGATCCGGCGGCGGCAGCGCGGCGAACCCGCCCTCTTGCTCCAGCCAGCGGACGCCCTGGTGATGCACGACACGCTGGCAAAAGTTCCCTCGGAGGCAACGCAGCACGGGTTCTTCGGCGTGACGGTGCGTGCAGTACGATCTCCGTGGAATATCTCGCAGGCGGACTGGAACGAGCGCCTGCTGAACGCCGGGTTCGAGTTCGTGCAGGTGCTTGGCGGGCTGGGTAATTCGCCGGGTGATCCCGTCTTCGCCCTGCGCGTGATCTGCCACCCGCATCCGCAAATCCCGGAGCGCGGAAGGCTCACCCTCGCCATACTGGGGCGCGTCTCTGCCGCCGATCCCGACATATGCGAAGCGCTCGCGCTCAACCTGTGGCAGACGGTGCGAAGTATGCTGCCACTGGTGCAGGAGTACATCTACGACTTCGAGCCGGTCGCAGACGAGGCCGAGCTTCAAGCTCTGCTCGTCCCATTCGAGCCGTCCACGGTCGCGGAAATCGTGCGCCGCGAGGATGTGCCGCAGCACGCAGGCGACCGTTACGCGGTCTACCCCTTCACGCCCGGCAGCCTCGACCTGCACAACCTGTGCTGGACCTTGCTGCGCCAGCCCACCCCCTCCATGGTCAGCATTCACCTGCTGCCCACCGACCTCATGCCCTGGGAGCGCGCCACGCTGGACCAGATCATGCTGGGCGAGCCCACCCGCCTCGCCCAGTGGCGCGCCGACGCCGAACCGGCATCGGTCGTGGATACCATTTCGCTGTGGTGGCAGGGCACATCCCTGTGGAGCCAGGCACAGGCCAACCGGCGGCTGGCCGATACGCTGCATGCGCACGCCTACGTCACGACGGTCAGCGTCGCAGGCAGCGCGGGATGCAGTTCGGTCCTACCGGAGATCGTCGCATCGACGTTATTTGGTCCGGTGCACACCACAGGCGAGACTTCGTACGGCGGCTGCGAGGTCGTCCGTGCCAATCGCGACGAGGAACTGGCCCTGGCTCGCGCCAACCTCGACACGCTCGATGTGGCGGCGTGGGTCTACACCAGCGCCCCTGAAGGTGGGAGGCGGCTGCGTCACCTGCTGGGCGAAAGCGAAGCTGCCGCGTTGTTCCGGCTGCCCATCCCCGGCGCGCATGGCGTGCCCGGTGTGCCGTATATGCACGTGAAACCCATCGCGCCGCCCGCCCACCTGCCCGCGTCCGGCAGTGTCTGGGGCGAAAGCGCGGCACGCGTCGGCAGCACGCGGCTGAAGATCGCCCAATCCGCCGATGACCGCCGCCGTCACGCCTACGTCGTAGGCAAGACCGGTGCGGGCAAAAGCACGCTGCTCAAGAACCTGGCGCTGCAAGACATCGACGCGGGGCACGGTGTCGGAGTAGTCGATCCGCACGGCGATTTGATCGACGAAATCCTGGTGCGCATTCCCGAGCACCGCGTGGAGGACGTGATCCTGTTCGATCCCAGCGACGCCGAGCGGCCCATCGGCCTGAATCTGATGGAGGCGCGCAGTGAAGCCGAACGACACCAGATCGTCAACGAGTTCATCGGCCTGTTGGTGCGCATGTACGACCCACACCAGACGGGGATCGTCGGGCCGCGCTTCCAGCACAATGTGCGGAACGCCATGCTCACTGCGATGGCCAGCGACGAGAGCACGCTGATCGAGACCGTGCGCGCCCTGACCGACACTCACTACGTGCGAAAGCTGATGCCGCGCATCACCGACCCGATTATCCGCAACTACTGGGAGAAACAGATCGCCAATACCAGCGACTTCCACAAGAGCGAGATCTTGGACTACATCGTAAGTAAGTTCAGCCGCTTCGTCGGCGACCGGCTGGTGCGTAACATCATCGGCCAGCGCCACACAACCATCGACTTCCGCCAGCTCATGGACGAGCGAAAGATCCTGCTGGTGAACCTCTCGAAGGGGCGTATTGGGCCGGAGAATGCGCAGTTCCTGGGACTTCTGCTGGTCCAGCGTCTGCTGCTGACCGCCCTCAGCCGTGCGGACCTACCGCCAGAAGCGCGGCCCGACTTTTTCCTCTATGTAGACGAGTTCCAGAACTTCGCCACGGACCTCTTCGGCACGGTGCTCAGCGAAGGGCGCAAGTATGGCGTCGCCGTTACAGTTGCCAACCAATACCTGACCCAGCTCGACGCACCCATCCGCGAGGCAATCTTCGGCAATGTGGGCTCGCTGGTCAGCTTCCGCGTCGGTACACAGGACGCCGCGCTGCTCGCGCCGGAGATGTACCCGGTCTTTGGCGCAGATGACCTGCTCAATCTACCGAAGTTCACCACCTGCACCAAGCTGCTGGTGGACGGGGTCGCAGCGCGGCCTTTCACCATGCGCACTGTGCTTGACATGCGCGCTCCCTCAACCGAGCGCGCCGCCCGGATTCGTGCCACCTCACGCGAGTGCTACGGGCGCGACGCGAAGGAGGTCGAAGCGGATGTGATGGCGCGCTTCGGCAGCACGCTGTAA
- a CDS encoding CRISPR-associated ring nuclease: protein MAETILVATLGTAPQVVTLALDALLKRGQPVSRVVVVHTQADDGPIGAALDTLRREFVSQRRYDDGILFVPHVLAGPRGQFRDVISPDDADEAFQDVYLLLRQFKHAGYRIHLSIAGGRKTMAIVAMAAAQILFDANDAVWHLVSTPEFVASQRLHASLSGEASLVQIPLVAWGRMPAGDDSRSHEFLTSVLTPAEREVTHLLLHEGLSNAALAQRLHKSPKTVANQLTSIYEKLGAFFHLEQTPDRMLLLLLLGKSS, encoded by the coding sequence TTGGCCGAAACCATTCTGGTCGCCACGCTCGGCACAGCCCCACAAGTCGTTACGCTGGCACTGGACGCCCTGCTCAAACGAGGTCAGCCGGTGAGCCGGGTTGTCGTAGTGCACACGCAAGCGGACGATGGCCCGATCGGCGCGGCACTCGACACACTCCGCAGGGAGTTCGTCAGTCAGCGCCGGTACGATGACGGCATCCTGTTCGTGCCGCATGTTTTGGCCGGGCCGCGCGGCCAATTCCGTGACGTTATCAGTCCGGATGATGCGGACGAGGCGTTCCAAGATGTGTATCTGCTTTTGCGGCAATTCAAGCACGCCGGATACCGCATTCACCTGTCCATCGCCGGAGGCCGCAAGACGATGGCAATCGTGGCGATGGCAGCGGCTCAAATCCTGTTCGACGCCAACGACGCGGTCTGGCACCTCGTTAGCACACCGGAGTTCGTCGCGTCGCAGCGGTTACACGCATCCCTCAGCGGGGAGGCCAGCCTCGTGCAAATTCCTCTCGTGGCCTGGGGTCGCATGCCCGCCGGAGATGATTCCCGCTCCCACGAGTTTCTCACGTCCGTCCTGACACCTGCCGAACGCGAAGTCACGCATTTGCTGCTGCACGAAGGGCTGTCGAACGCCGCACTCGCCCAGCGGTTGCACAAGAGTCCGAAGACGGTGGCAAACCAACTGACCAGCATCTACGAAAAGCTCGGTGCTTTCTTTCATCTGGAGCAAACGCCAGACCGCATGCTCCTCCTACTGCTCTTAGGAAAATCATCCTAA
- a CDS encoding helix-turn-helix transcriptional regulator, whose amino-acid sequence MMREKSAEFIRLEMIRLCHSGLDSRTLRVELLKRLRTVVPFDYVYFSTTDPATLFGTNSVLVEEPPVWLMPVFIENEFLQQDFNKFNDMLKKQQPVSVLSEATRLDLSRSPRYRDMLVPMNMGDELRAIFVADGACWGTLCLHREQAESRYTPAEATYLAQITPHIADGLRKALLLDNAPLGKAPDGPGVMILAENLSVVAMTAAAGYWLMELTETERGDRHALPLPVRSVIAGLKAIEYGLAGADSMPKVRLRTRSGHWLVLYASRLRGTGSQKQMTVIFERPQPAEIAPMMMQAYQLTKREGEVTQCILRGWSTTEIAARLYISPNTVQDHLKAIFEKVDVRSRGELAARIFVQQYQAQFQAGASLDAFGQFIIK is encoded by the coding sequence ATGATGAGAGAAAAATCGGCTGAGTTCATCAGGCTGGAAATGATTCGGCTGTGTCACAGCGGGCTTGACTCACGAACCCTACGAGTCGAACTACTCAAACGCTTGCGAACAGTCGTTCCGTTCGATTACGTCTACTTCTCGACCACCGACCCGGCCACGCTGTTTGGCACCAATTCGGTGCTGGTTGAAGAGCCTCCCGTATGGCTGATGCCGGTGTTTATTGAAAATGAGTTCCTGCAGCAAGACTTCAACAAGTTCAACGATATGCTCAAGAAACAGCAACCGGTGAGTGTGCTCAGCGAGGCGACTCGGCTCGACCTGAGTCGCAGCCCGCGCTATCGGGATATGCTGGTTCCAATGAACATGGGAGATGAACTACGTGCCATCTTTGTCGCGGATGGAGCCTGTTGGGGAACGTTGTGCCTGCACCGAGAACAGGCCGAGTCGAGATATACCCCTGCCGAGGCTACTTACCTTGCCCAAATCACGCCGCACATTGCAGACGGTTTGCGCAAAGCGCTGCTGCTGGACAACGCTCCTCTGGGAAAAGCGCCGGATGGACCGGGGGTGATGATCCTCGCCGAGAACCTTTCCGTCGTAGCGATGACTGCCGCAGCCGGGTACTGGCTGATGGAACTGACGGAAACGGAGAGAGGCGACCGTCACGCGCTTCCGCTCCCTGTCCGTAGTGTCATCGCTGGCTTGAAAGCAATAGAGTATGGGTTGGCCGGGGCGGACTCCATGCCGAAGGTACGCCTGCGCACGCGATCGGGTCATTGGCTGGTGCTGTATGCATCCCGGTTGAGAGGTACCGGCAGTCAGAAGCAGATGACGGTCATTTTTGAAAGACCGCAGCCAGCGGAAATCGCGCCCATGATGATGCAGGCCTATCAGCTCACAAAACGCGAAGGGGAGGTTACACAATGCATTCTACGCGGGTGGTCAACCACCGAAATTGCAGCCAGGCTGTATATCTCGCCGAATACAGTACAAGATCATCTGAAGGCGATCTTCGAGAAAGTCGACGTCAGGAGTCGAGGTGAACTGGCTGCCCGTATTTTTGTTCAACAGTACCAGGCGCAGTTTCAGGCAGGCGCTTCCCTGGATGCGTTTGGGCAGTTTATCATCAAATGA
- a CDS encoding helix-turn-helix domain-containing protein: MRNWIKPAPDRQITGIAADLLRRKQELIAENAFLRQQVIVLKRHATGRPANTQQDRRVLVMLASKVRGWKDALHIVKPDTLLKWPRQGFRLCWKRKSQGQPRKTRLSPETIALISDRALENRLWGAPRIRDELLKLGIKVAKRTVQKYIRQARRGLPPERKSQTWMTFLANHADES; this comes from the coding sequence GTGCGAAACTGGATCAAACCGGCTCCGGATCGCCAGATCACAGGCATAGCCGCCGATCTGTTGCGCCGCAAGCAGGAGTTGATAGCCGAAAACGCCTTTCTGCGGCAGCAGGTGATTGTACTCAAACGTCACGCCACGGGACGTCCAGCGAACACGCAACAAGACCGCCGTGTGCTGGTGATGCTGGCAAGCAAGGTGCGCGGGTGGAAGGATGCGTTGCACATCGTGAAACCGGACACGCTGCTGAAGTGGCCCCGGCAAGGCTTCCGATTGTGTTGGAAAAGGAAGTCGCAGGGCCAACCGCGCAAGACACGACTATCACCCGAAACGATTGCCCTGATCAGCGATAGGGCGCTTGAGAATCGTTTGTGGGGCGCACCGCGTATTCGAGATGAGTTGCTCAAGTTGGGCATCAAGGTCGCCAAACGCACAGTGCAGAAGTATATACGCCAGGCGCGGCGTGGTTTGCCGCCCGAACGCAAGAGTCAGACCTGGATGACATTTCTGGCCAATCATGCGGACGAGAGCTGA
- a CDS encoding integrase core domain-containing protein, with product MGSVRRELLDHILILSERHLRRNVKAYVGYFNHARPHQGINGQIPIPAGPPLPIIPPLSQLRRIPILGGLHHGYQWAA from the coding sequence ATGGGCAGCGTCAGGCGTGAACTGCTGGATCACATCTTGATCCTGAGTGAGCGCCATCTGCGACGCAATGTCAAGGCGTACGTTGGCTACTTCAATCACGCGCGTCCGCATCAGGGCATCAACGGTCAAATTCCGATCCCAGCCGGTCCACCGCTGCCGATCATTCCGCCGCTATCTCAGCTCCGGCGTATCCCGATTCTGGGGGGCTTGCATCATGGCTACCAGTGGGCTGCCTGA
- a CDS encoding phage holin, LLH family has protein sequence MEEIKALLSNQYVQLVLLMIVMVFTPAAKVLIARLIVAIKLRTPDYIDSLIDVAASYGAQYAEQMGHSLELLGHEKMDMALAAAARRLARYGVNVDEDELRERVEASLQQLSQRLAVAVGEKLEDALAPLGFDAPEGNAE, from the coding sequence GTGGAAGAAATCAAGGCATTGCTCAGCAATCAGTACGTCCAGCTCGTCCTGCTCATGATCGTCATGGTCTTCACGCCGGCCGCGAAGGTGCTGATCGCGCGTCTCATCGTGGCGATCAAGCTGCGCACCCCGGACTACATCGACTCCCTGATCGACGTGGCTGCGTCCTACGGCGCGCAGTACGCGGAGCAGATGGGCCACAGCCTGGAGCTGCTGGGTCACGAAAAGATGGACATGGCCCTGGCGGCGGCGGCGCGCCGGTTGGCGCGTTACGGCGTGAATGTCGACGAGGATGAGCTGCGCGAACGCGTCGAAGCCTCGTTGCAGCAGCTCAGCCAGCGACTGGCTGTGGCGGTCGGCGAGAAGCTTGAAGACGCACTGGCTCCGCTGGGGTTCGACGCGCCGGAAGGGAACGCGGAGTAA